A region of the Gambusia affinis linkage group LG11, SWU_Gaff_1.0, whole genome shotgun sequence genome:
GGCCTCTAGGGGGCGCAGTCACACAGTTCCTGACTAAACAGGGGAGGAGAAGAGGCAGGGGGGGCAGCGAGGCAccgcaggacaaaaaaaaaccgaTGTTGGGAAAAACTGTCGGTTCTGGCACTTGCAGAGCACAAACACAACGACAGGGAGGCGGAGAGAAAGTGataaactgtagaaaaaaacccGGCTCCCAAATAGGATCCTAAAACGGCTCCCAATGTGGAGCCGGTTCCAATAGTTCACTTCAAAGAGCCGGCTCTTAGAGCCGGATCGTTCACGACCGACACATCACTAGATGCGAGTCTGCTGGAAGGGTTTAATATAAACTCTGGTTTTCTGCTTTCAGTTCCTGCTCTGTTCTTTATCACCAAACTGACATCCACTCTAATATTTGTCTTCCCTTTTCTGGGATCTCATTATCAGCAATGTTCAAACACTTCCGCACCGTAATAAGATGATAAATCAACTAAATATGTCATAGCTCACTGCTAGGAAAGCAGAgtcacctttgacctttgagTAATACCCCCCAGCGATGGAGGCTTAGAGCCAGTTTGTTTCAGTCTCAGTTATTAtggaaaactgattttatggCTCAAACTTCACCTGAACGTTCAAACTTTGTTTATTAGTGTTTGAATATTAGTGTTCTTATTAACTGTAAGCAGAAAAATCATCATAACTAAATGATATAAAGGCGTAAAACCATGAGTGCCAGAGAACCTGAGGGCtgcaggaaatgtttctgtctttaaGAGTCGGATCCAGACCCGACTGTAACAGAATCATTTCTGCTCAGTCTGTTTGTTATGTTGATCTGTACAGCATTTCGAGCTGCTGTTAGCATGGAgggtgctttataaataaaattgattgattgattgattgattgacagctAGCATGCAGCTACAGCATGTTTTCCAGATTGAACTGGACCAGAGTTCTGATGGTGGGACATTATTTATGGacatttctctgtgttttataAGCGACCTgatgttatttattcaatatGCTCATCTTTTGTGTAAAGCAGCAGATTTCATTCCAGTCTGAAGTGAAATGCTGCTAAGAGTTAATAAATAAGGTTTAAATATGTTAGAAGTTACTTATTAAAAGTTTGAGGTAGTGTGAATCTTCCGGCagatgttttctctcatttgggAAGTCTGAGAAAAGCTGAGATTCGGCGCTGATGTAAACACAGACCCATTAACGCTGATAAGCCTGGAAGTGTTTAATGTTTAACCGGCCTGAGGGAGGAAACGCTGGTCTCACACCGAGCCGGaaccagaaacaacaaagacacGGCTTTAAGGGGAATTCAGGactcattcatccattcacagACGAACCGGACCGGGAacgcagaaccagaaccagaaccagaaccacagaaaGTCCAGcagagttttcatttatttaaaccgAGGGTCTTTTTGAGATCTGAGTTTAAAACTGACTGATAAACTTCTTGGCGAGTTGGGATTATTTTGCGGGAACCCGTCTTCGGTTTCAGTGGTTTTGACCCGTTGGTTCCGTCCAGAGGGACTGTGACCGGAGAGCTGATAAGCTAATCAATACCTGCAACAAATCTTACGTCACCACTCCGCTATCATGAGCGAGAGCAACAACACCGATGGGGGAATAGACTGGAGCAAACTGGAGCCCACTTATTCCGTCAAGATCTTCATGACCGTCCTCTACACGCTCATGCTGGTTGCAGGCATTGTGGGTAATTCAGTGACCATCAGGGTGACGCAGGTGCTGAGGCGAAACGGCTACCTGCAGAAGAACGTGACGGACCACATGGTGAGCCTGGCCAGCTCCGACCTGCTGGTGCTCCTCATCGGCATGCCGGTGGAGCTCTACAGCGCCATCTGGTTCCCCTTCGGATCCACTTCCGGCAACACGTCCTGCAAGAtctacaacttcctgtttgaggCGTGCAGCTACGCCACCATCCTCAACGTGGCCACGCTCAGCTTTGAGCGCTACGTCGCCATCTGCCACCCGTTCCGCTACAAGGCGCTGAGCGCCAAACGGACCTCGGTTCTGATCACCTTTGCCTGGGTTGTGTCCGTTCTTATTGCCTTGCCGTTGTTGATCGCCACGGGAACGCAGGGACACATTCCGCACCGACAGGAACTGAGTTTCTGCACCAACCTGAAGGAGCACTGGGTGATGTACAGAGCTAGCATCTTCGGGGCGTTTGTCCTCTACATGATCGTGCTGATCTCCGTGGCCTTCATGTGCCGGGCGATGATCCTGGTGCTGAAGAAGCCGCTGGGATCCATGGACGACGGCATCAACGGGACCGAAAGGCTCAAAAAACACGAGAGCGAAACCACCAAGGCGGCTCGGAAGCAAACCATCATTTTTCTGGGTAAGTTACTGATTTCAGATTCAGATCATCAACAGTGTCAGATGAATCATTACGGTTTATGGTTTCCCAACTGTTTGACTTCAGAAGTGGGAAGTTCACTTTCTGCCATAAGGAGAAGTGACTAAAGAGAGAAATATTATATTAGTGTCTTATGGGCGTCAGAGTCTCCGATGGATCAGCGGGTCTGGCTTCAAACCTGCTGGCCTCATTCCTTCATCTCATTGGATGGTTACCTCTGGAGAAATCCATACTCCATCATCAGACTCCAACCTCAGCTGTGTCTGATGAGAAGAAAGTCCTACACAGGGGAGCAGGAACCCAAAGTCCAGCTGGTACCAATGGTTGAGTACAGAAAGACTCCTGatggttctactggaaccagaactccaacCAAATCTgacccaaaccaacctgttcccctcctggcctgtgggggcgctgcaccaacaaccactgaaggaaaccacacaaaaacctctgaagacactgagagcaacttccttcttcaccagatggaaacaagatggaggcgtcagattttagtgttggaggatttctctttagtctttggctgaagaccaggagacatttctgctgctagcgctaggctaacacattagctttggttggatttacccagaatgccctgcgctgtagtccacttcctgcttttggagcggtttctggtccgcttggcgttcacatttaAACTGAACCTAGACGGAGGTTTGGaagaccagaggtcagaggtcgattagCATCTACACCTCACCAACTGAaccggactttgactaggcagaCGGACTGGACAGGTGTGAATCCTAAGGGTTCAGTGTTTGGGTTGATCCATGTCTTGCAGTCTCGTCGTGTTTGGAGGACAACGTGATGCTCCTGCACTGATGGGGCCCATTTTGGGGAAGTAGAGCGTTCAGACTGAGGCTGCGCTCCTTTAGTTCCAACAGGACACTGGAACGTCTGTGCTCAACATTTTCTAGATAATCCAGAAAGTAACCCTCATGAAACTCCATCAGATGTCGAAACAGAGTTAAGAGTCGTCTGCTGATCTTCATTGGTTGTCTTTGAGTTGCCACTTCATCTGCCGTCTGACATCAGTGATGATGATTGGATGTGGCTGATCAGAAATCCAGTCATTGGTCTCGTTGTTAATCGAGTTTCGCCCAAACCGCTCCAGTCGTTCTGGGTCAGAATGAGTCCAACAGCGACATGACAAAGTTTTAAACTAAGCCACGAATCCTTCTGAGGAttaaacagaaagataaaagatCAGACAAAGACGGAATATTTTTCAGATGCAGTCAGGTGTTCAGAGACTTCCAAGGGTTTGTCAAGTCAGATCAAATATTAATAAGAGAATCTGCAGGATAAAGAGGCTGTGAGCAGCGAAGTGGACGAGCGCAGGGACTCCTGTGAGCGGAGCTTTGTGTCGGTCGGCTGGGCAGCGGCCAGATCAGCTCCGAGACGAGATGTGAGCCGATgctgaaaggaaaacaggaaacgAAGCGCCGAACAGCCGTCTGGTTTCACTGAGCTCACAGCAACAATGAAAACATGGAGTAAATACCGAGCAGATGAAGCTGAGTCACTGAACTGGCAGCTTCTAGAAATCTGAAATATCCTGGAGTTACAAATAATCATCATTATTCCTTCAATTACATGAATCCCCTCAGATTTACAGTCATATTAATTACATTCATATGTAAACACTCGCAAAGAGCAGAGAATGTCATGAAGGGACTTTATGGAAAATGATGCTAATAGTGGTGGGCTAACTTCTGCGAATTCATAactaaaaaaaagctaatcttTAGCTTAAAGCTTCAGGATTCTTTCCATCTTTGGAAATGCTAGCAGGGTTAGCTTCCCCTAGACAAATATTTCTGGATAAATTCTACAATGTTAAGCTAAAACTAAGCTTCTCCAGTTATAGTAGAGctaatttttgtgtttctgctaactttgaaaacatttagttcaCAACTCTTCCTTCACTTTAAGTTTTCTGGACAAATTCAAAAGCGTCAAGCTAAATATTAGCACCTTAAATTATCCTGCAGCTAATTTAAGTGTTCTGGCTAACGTTTAGCACATGTAGCTTCTCCTAAATGAGTTTTCTGGGTGAATTGTGAAACTTTTCTCCTGTAATAATTGTGGAGCTAATGTTagtgttaaaaacatttaactcacTTATCTTCccctaaattcatttttctgGAGGAATTCACAATCATTAAGTTAAAAATTAGCTCCTCAAATGATGGTGgagatcattttctgtttctaactGATTCAATATTAGTTAAGAGTCTCATTCTTCCTCTCAGCGcttctttgcatattttgtaGAAAACCAGCTGCTCTAATCCGGCGCCGCAGCATCAGATCCGTTGTGTTTactgcaaacaaaaatctgcatcCACCAGTCTCTGATTCAAACTTTATTACCGTTTCCTCTGTTTATTAGAAGCCTCCAGCGATGCTAATCCAGCGGCTAGCGccagctgctgcttcctgttgcAGAGGAAGTTCTGTTGGCGGATTCTCCGAGCCGCCGGGTCGCTCATCAAACCGCCtggctgctgatgctgctggtCGCCAGAGCAACTCCAATAACCAACACTAGAATATTGATGCTCACATAAATATTGATGAAGGCTCATATTATGTGTTTCTCATGGAGGAAATATGAGTCGGTTTTTTATTATGAACATTTACGGCATCCCACTAAATGAAGAAATTAATCCTGATCAAATTTTAGCCAAAACTTTaaagattaatcttaaaaaatttgctacaaaaactctgaaattttgagattaatcttaaaaaaaaaattatgagtttaaaaagtcaaacatttgtaagaataaaactcacaattttaaaattaatctccaaaattttcaagagaaaataattaaatttctgagtttgaaaaattggaaattttctaggaaaaataGTTTTGATCTGTTTAATTGGAGAAAGTGATGATTCATCTGATCAGTGATTGGACGGTTCacctgatgacatcacaatCGTCATGGTAACTAATCTGATTACTTGTCTTTGGAGCCATACTATAATATTCTAagaatattattaatattttttgtttgttggagCTGTTTATTCTTTATTGGAACAAAATTATTACctttaattttgttcaaatttgttcttggtttattttagatttctggTTTATTGATTgttgattgatttgtttttatttgcttttgtctgttttgttgtcATGTTGCCATGTTGTCATGTTGCCATGTTGTCGTGTTGCCTCCCCCTGCAGGTCTGATCGTCGGCTCCCTGACTCTCTGCTGGTTTCCCAACCAGCTGCGGCGCCTGATGACGGCGGCCGTCCCGAAGTCTTCCTGGTCTCTGTCGTATTTTTGGACCTACGCGTGGCTCCACCTGGTGGCCGACGCCTGCTTCTACCTCAGCTCCGTGCTCAACCCGTTCCTCTACAACCTGTCGTCTCGTCACTTCCGCCAGGTGTTCCTGCAGGTGCTGCGCTGCCGCCTGACCGTCCAGCACGCTAACCGCTGCGCCGCGCCGCCGCCTCGCGCCTCCTCCGCGCGCTCGCTGCAGCCGCTGCTCTGGAAGTCGCTGCGTTTCGGCCGGAGGAGCGGCAGcgaccagcagagggcgccgcccACCTTCGCCACCTTCCAGAGAGACTTGGCGCCGTCCGGCTGCCCGGTGGCCGTCAGCCTGACCAGACCGGAAACCGGAACCGAGACAGAAATCTGAAACGCCGCCCCGGCATCATGAAGCCTCGTCGTCACGGCGATAagacagtttcatgttttgacgagttcctgaaaaaaaaagataatttccAAAACTTCTGAACGTTTGGACAAATTCAGCAGAAAACCCTCCAACACGGTGGCGCAGTGGTGATGCTGAGGGCGTCCAGCCGGGTCCAAATCTGCAGCAGAACGGCTGGAAGAGTCAGGCTTCAggaacggcctagtcaaaggcaTGTTGGGCTCTGCAGAGAGACTGCTGCTGGGTCAGTGGGTGTACTTACTTTTCCACATGCAGGCCTttgctttcttgttttaataaaaaatgacgCTTTGAATCTGTTGAGTTTTTCTACAATCTGCAGCTCaagtttacagaaacttcagttaaatattttctaatagtTCATATTTTCCAAATTATGACAGTAATCATCTTTAATAACTTAAATTGTCacctaaattattttcatttgtctCCTTGACTTTCTGACTTCCTGATTGGCCTAGTTAAATCCTCTCCACTGCAGTCTGCAGGGTCCCGCGGCCCCCGGCTGCCTGTCTCTGAGGGCCGGCCCTGGGGGCCCCCTGCCTGTGTCTGTATGGCAAGCTGCTGTCATAAAATCAGCTTCACCACAGTTACATCCCATAtttttgttgccatggtaaccaggATTTAGTCTGGATTAGACCTGAATGAATTAAATCTGCtggattaaaactgaaaacaggaagaattTTCAGATGAGAGTTgatataaaatctgtttttataactgagaaaaaaagaaatttaaaaaacaaactgaatgtttttcatttattaataaaatctgattagTTTGGAGAACTTTGACCCAgttgaagtgaaataatcttataaagtttaattttagttttatctgtCAGGTTTGAGATTTAAGGAACGCCAGGAAGGaggaaaaccacagaagaagaagacggtTTGGTGTTTCTTCCATCAACACCAGGATCTATCATCCAGAAAATCTCCACTAAACCGATGAGATTATTTCCAGCATGAATAATTTTCATCTGGGATTTACAGGAGATTTATGCTGCTTTAATGGCTCATCCTGACAAACTCAGACAGGAAGTCATTAAATCAGACTTCCTGTGATTAATCATCCCACATCCTGAACTCGTTTTGCTTTTcatccagaaacaaacagaaccgaTTCGGCTCTGAGACTcgtgatgatgatgaggaggttCATCTTCATCGTGTTTTCTCTTCATCGATCCAATGGCTGCTGGATTATTTACTCTGCGGGGCGTCACATCGATTTCCTTCCCCTCTTCTGTTTCCTGTCCAGATCTCACCAACGCTTTAAACTTATTTTAgcttaaagataaataaatatttacctgCTTACAGAtgactttgatttttaataaatactttaaatcaaactgaagtTGACACCAAAGATTATTGggagatatttttaaagtttaactgGAACTGAATAATTTAAGTTAATTTGGCTGTTATAGGAGGTTCAGTTCATGAATATGCTAATTCAATAATTGGAAGTgaactatcaaaataaaagctgcctTTGTAAACTTCcttattgttgtttctttttctctttttttgaccaacatttacatttatttagattataaaataaagtaaaatcagttttaaggGTTAAATATTTATCGATGGATCTACAGGAGCAGAAAGTTATGAagacccagcttttattttgacaatccACTTCCACTGAATTAGCatatagctaaatatttagtttgaaactgcgatttttatgaataataaataacatggttaaaacatgactttgaaaaattCATCTCCATTCGTTTCTCTATATATTCATTTCTCAGCTTTAACTCAGTCTAATTAGTCCACGTTCTGGTTTTCCTCCAGCAGCGGAACCGCGGTTCTGTTTGCTCCCGTTGGCATGACGACGGTGCTGAACTCAGATTAATAATATGGATTTATCAGTAACATGTGGTGCAGAGCGATCTGTGCTGACTCGGCGGTAATTTGCCGCTCCTGCGGGGATCAATGATCAACTGGAGAGTCATCAGTATCCTCCACCGAGCTCCAACACGGATGAGAACGGCGGCCATGTTGGCCTGACGCGACAACACGCTGCTGCTTCAAGCAACGCCTTCAGAAACTCTAAAAATTGATTTAATGCATAATTCTGATTCAGatataataagaataattaCTGATGAAACAGAACCGACCCGTTTCAGCTGAAAACTGGAAAACTCAACCTTCTTGTTTCCCAGCAGCAGCTGTTCAGATTTCCTCCtcatctaaatataaaatatgtgacTATCCTTAAAGGGACcatgtcatgtttttaactGGTTCTTTTCCCATCTGAATCCTCCAGTTGTGGCCTATTTAAAGCTGAACTTCGGTCTGGTTTTCTGATGTTTGGCTCTTCAGGCTCatctttgacctctgacctgagtGCAATTTGTTTTGGTACCGTGTCCTTAAATGGAAATGAGACACCCTCAGAGCAAGCTGCTGCTACTAGCAAAACAAAGGCCAACgaacaataacaaacaaacaataattcaTGTGTAAAGGGAAGTTTGTTGACGATCCAGCTGTTAGCTTAGCGCTCTGCAGTGACAGAAGGAATCGACGAATCAGACGAAGACTTTGAGCAAATCCTTCGTGATGCTAGCAGAGAACGTCCTAAAAGTTTCTCGATCTGAAGGGGGATCGAGGGACAGAGAGGACTgaaccggaccggactggaccggaccggattGGACTGGTCCGGTCCAGTTCCAGTCCTTCCAAAATATTCTGCTTATGGAgcagaataatccagtccaggtttgaagagtctaggtgttgtagtttttattctAGGGTTAATTAAAGATGCGGAATGTAGTGAATAATTAGGTGGAATCGCCCTTTAGCCATTTCCTGAATCGGAAGCTCCAAtcagaaaccaacttcagctccaatcagaaaccaacttcagctCCGTGTGTCTCACCTGGATTAGTCAAAGTGCAGCTGGAAGAAACAgctgttttcttctcctctggTTGTTTGCTTTGTGTCAGAGTCATTGATCCCAGAAGCGGAGCCTCAGTGAGGAGCTCGGTGGTTCTGTGTGGCCCAGAGGCGCCAACATGGCGGCCGAAGTTCCAGCTGCGGGTCTGCTGCTTCATTAGAGCTGCAGCCCCGACCGGagaacctgctgctgcagaagaaTCCCTCCAAATATCAGTTTAATCCACAGCAGAAGATAAATATGGATAAATTTTTCCACTTTCACCGCTTTCTGTCCTGGTTGTTACAATTCATAAGGAATCAGCATTAAAATTTATCCACAACTAGAAAAACAATCTATTTTATAAACGGTCAACTAATATTAGGTACAGATTAATAAATGAAGTAAACATAGATAAAACTAATGAAATTCACAAACTCTTCCTGAGGTCCACATTTACTCAGTTATAGTTAGTTTgggaaaatcagattttttttttaattcttgagAAAAGTCCGTTGAATTATTGCTCTTCTtagttgagttttattttggggttttctgGTCACATCAACAGAAAATgactcagaaaaacaaataacctgaaataaaaaggagTGAAAAGACAAAGGGCTTAATTATGCagaaaaaactcagacattttgtaGGGAGGCCTCTGGCTGGAAGCCAACGGATCCAGAACCTGCGGCCCGTTCAGCTCGGCATCGTGTCGGTTCTGGTGAAGTGATGGAACCCGGAAAACgttcagagaaacaaacatttaataaaatatgaaatgctcCTTTAATTGGTGTAAAATCTGTT
Encoded here:
- the gpr39 gene encoding G-protein coupled receptor 39: MSESNNTDGGIDWSKLEPTYSVKIFMTVLYTLMLVAGIVGNSVTIRVTQVLRRNGYLQKNVTDHMVSLASSDLLVLLIGMPVELYSAIWFPFGSTSGNTSCKIYNFLFEACSYATILNVATLSFERYVAICHPFRYKALSAKRTSVLITFAWVVSVLIALPLLIATGTQGHIPHRQELSFCTNLKEHWVMYRASIFGAFVLYMIVLISVAFMCRAMILVLKKPLGSMDDGINGTERLKKHESETTKAARKQTIIFLGLIVGSLTLCWFPNQLRRLMTAAVPKSSWSLSYFWTYAWLHLVADACFYLSSVLNPFLYNLSSRHFRQVFLQVLRCRLTVQHANRCAAPPPRASSARSLQPLLWKSLRFGRRSGSDQQRAPPTFATFQRDLAPSGCPVAVSLTRPETGTETEI